Proteins from a single region of Dyadobacter fanqingshengii:
- a CDS encoding peptide chain release factor 3 yields MSNLEEIKKRRTFAIISHPDAGKTTLTEKLLLFGGAIQTAGAVKSNKIKKTATSDFMEIEKQRGISVATSVMTFEYKDLLINILDTPGHKDFAEDTYRTLTAVDSVILVIDCVKGVEEQTERLMEVCRMRNTPVIVFINKLDREGQNPFELLDELETKLGIRVRPLTWPINMGVNFKGVYSLYEQMLYFFKINKTKIESDVAKVSLEDENLVELLGERDASQLTEDVELVEGVYDVFSEEAYQKGQLAPVFFGSAINNFGIKELLDTFCEISPIPQPRPTDVREVSPMEPKFTGFVFKIHANLDPRHRDRIAFLRICSGKFERGKFYKHVRMNKDVRFSSPFTFMASAKSVMDEGFPGDVVGLYDTGSFKIGDTLTEGETLQFSGIPSFSPEIFKELINLDPMKSKQLEKGIQQLTDEGVAQLFTLDLGNRKIVGTVGELQFDVIQYRLEHEYGAKCRWVPMSITRACWLTADEKPAMDQFVRLKGNQIAYDKDRNPVFLAESEWMIRMNRENNPAIHFHFTSEFKTEMAI; encoded by the coding sequence ATGAGTAATTTAGAAGAAATCAAGAAGCGGCGCACATTCGCAATTATCAGTCACCCAGATGCCGGGAAAACGACACTTACCGAAAAGCTGCTGCTTTTTGGAGGTGCGATCCAGACTGCGGGCGCGGTAAAATCCAATAAAATTAAAAAAACCGCCACTTCCGATTTCATGGAAATCGAGAAGCAAAGGGGAATTTCGGTCGCAACTTCGGTAATGACCTTTGAATATAAAGATCTGCTGATCAACATTCTGGATACACCCGGTCACAAGGATTTCGCGGAAGACACTTACCGGACATTAACGGCGGTGGATAGTGTAATCCTGGTAATTGACTGCGTAAAAGGCGTGGAAGAACAGACGGAACGGCTTATGGAAGTTTGCCGGATGCGTAATACGCCCGTAATTGTATTCATCAACAAGCTGGATAGGGAAGGACAAAATCCATTCGAACTGCTGGACGAACTGGAAACGAAATTAGGCATTCGCGTTCGCCCGCTTACGTGGCCGATCAATATGGGTGTGAACTTCAAAGGGGTTTACAGTTTATATGAGCAAATGCTTTATTTCTTCAAAATCAATAAAACCAAGATTGAAAGCGACGTTGCTAAGGTAAGTCTTGAAGACGAAAACCTGGTTGAATTGCTGGGGGAAAGAGACGCATCGCAGCTTACTGAGGATGTGGAGCTTGTGGAGGGCGTTTATGATGTGTTTTCAGAGGAAGCTTATCAAAAAGGCCAGTTAGCGCCGGTTTTCTTCGGCAGCGCCATTAATAATTTTGGTATAAAAGAATTGCTGGATACATTTTGTGAGATCTCACCGATTCCGCAGCCAAGGCCGACGGATGTTCGCGAAGTGTCTCCAATGGAGCCTAAATTCACGGGTTTTGTATTTAAAATACACGCTAACCTGGACCCGCGCCACCGCGACCGCATTGCGTTTTTGAGGATCTGTTCAGGGAAATTTGAGCGAGGGAAATTCTATAAACACGTGAGAATGAACAAGGATGTTCGGTTTTCAAGTCCGTTCACATTCATGGCTTCGGCGAAAAGTGTGATGGACGAAGGTTTCCCAGGTGATGTGGTAGGACTTTACGATACGGGAAGTTTTAAGATTGGCGATACATTAACGGAAGGTGAAACGCTGCAATTCTCTGGCATTCCAAGCTTTTCACCCGAGATTTTTAAGGAACTCATTAACCTCGATCCGATGAAATCCAAGCAATTGGAAAAGGGCATTCAACAACTTACAGACGAAGGCGTTGCGCAGCTTTTTACATTGGATTTAGGAAATCGTAAAATTGTAGGAACAGTTGGTGAACTTCAATTCGATGTAATCCAATATCGCCTCGAACATGAATATGGCGCAAAATGTCGTTGGGTTCCGATGAGCATTACACGCGCTTGCTGGCTTACTGCGGATGAAAAACCTGCTATGGATCAGTTCGTTCGTCTGAAGGGAAACCAAATCGCTTACGACAAGGATAGAAATCCGGTTTTTCTGGCAGAATCGGAATGGATGATCCGCATGAACCGGGAGAATAATCCGGCGATACATTTCCACTTCACGTCGGAATTTAAGACTGAAATGGCGATTTAG
- a CDS encoding inorganic pyrophosphatase → MIANVHKAHPWHGIPMGDNAPNLVTAFIEIVPTDTVKYEIDKATGYLMIDRPQKYSNIVPALYGFIPKTYCSEKIAALARERSGRDVTEGDGDPLDILVLCEKIISHGDILCTAKPIGGIRLIDGGEADDKIIAVLKGDEVYGGFSDLSELPEGIVERLKHYFLTYKNLPGEKAHIEITNVYGREEAHEVIMTSVEDYKHSFY, encoded by the coding sequence ATGATCGCCAACGTACACAAAGCACATCCCTGGCACGGGATCCCGATGGGAGACAATGCACCTAATCTCGTAACCGCCTTTATTGAAATTGTTCCGACTGATACAGTAAAATACGAAATAGATAAAGCAACCGGCTATCTGATGATCGACCGGCCGCAGAAATATTCGAACATTGTTCCGGCACTTTACGGTTTTATCCCAAAAACTTATTGCTCAGAAAAGATCGCGGCGCTTGCACGCGAGCGTTCAGGCAGGGACGTAACCGAAGGCGACGGTGACCCGCTGGATATCCTGGTTCTTTGCGAAAAGATCATTTCACATGGAGACATTCTTTGCACAGCGAAGCCAATCGGCGGAATTCGTCTGATCGATGGCGGTGAAGCAGATGATAAAATTATTGCTGTTTTGAAAGGCGATGAAGTTTACGGCGGATTTTCGGATCTGAGCGAGCTTCCGGAAGGGATCGTTGAGCGTTTGAAACATTACTTCCTGACTTACAAGAACTTGCCAGGCGAAAAAGCGCACATTGAAATTACCAATGTATACGGCAGAGAAGAAGCGCATGAAGTGATCATGACTTCTGTTGAAGATTACAAGCATTCTTTTTACTGA
- a CDS encoding glycosyltransferase family 2 protein: MTHSAIQISVVVPLYNEEESLPELSEWIARVMNENGFSYEVIFVDDGSKDRSWEVISNISEENPSVRGLRFVRNYGKTAALQTAFQAAKGDVIITMDADLQDSPDEIPELYKMITEDRYDLVSGWKKKRYDPITKTVPTKIFNAATRSISGVSLHDFNCGLKAYRKEVVKNITIYGEMHRYIPVIAKWNGFAKIGEKVVQHRPRKYGTTKFGLERFIFGFLDLLSIAFVNKFGRRPMHLFGSLGTLMFFLGSIIAFWLLGKKIYNIYNLQPYRNVTENPLFFLALVAIMVGSQLFLAGFLGELFVKQSVSKTGDYNISEKVG, encoded by the coding sequence ATGACTCATTCAGCTATCCAGATTTCCGTTGTCGTTCCGCTTTACAATGAGGAAGAATCATTGCCTGAACTCAGTGAATGGATTGCGCGGGTAATGAATGAAAATGGCTTCTCCTATGAAGTGATTTTTGTCGACGATGGCAGCAAGGACCGTTCCTGGGAGGTTATTTCAAATATTTCTGAGGAGAATCCGAGCGTTCGGGGACTGCGTTTTGTAAGAAATTATGGCAAGACCGCTGCATTGCAAACTGCTTTTCAGGCTGCCAAAGGCGACGTGATCATTACCATGGACGCGGATTTGCAAGACAGCCCGGACGAAATTCCGGAGCTTTATAAAATGATCACAGAGGATCGTTATGATTTGGTCTCGGGCTGGAAAAAGAAGCGTTACGATCCGATTACCAAGACAGTTCCTACCAAAATATTCAATGCGGCCACGCGCAGCATTTCAGGCGTTTCGCTGCATGATTTTAATTGCGGCCTGAAAGCTTATCGCAAAGAAGTTGTGAAAAACATTACGATTTACGGAGAAATGCACCGTTACATTCCCGTTATTGCCAAGTGGAACGGCTTTGCCAAAATCGGTGAAAAGGTTGTGCAGCATCGTCCCAGGAAATACGGCACAACGAAATTCGGGCTGGAACGTTTCATTTTTGGCTTTCTGGATTTGCTTTCGATTGCCTTTGTGAATAAGTTTGGGCGCAGGCCAATGCATTTGTTCGGTAGTCTGGGAACACTCATGTTTTTTCTGGGAAGCATTATAGCTTTCTGGCTTTTAGGGAAAAAAATTTACAATATTTACAATTTGCAACCCTATCGGAACGTGACGGAAAACCCGTTGTTCTTTCTTGCACTGGTTGCCATTATGGTTGGTTCTCAGCTATTCCTTGCGGGTTTTCTCGGGGAATTATTTGTCAAACAATCGGTCTCGAAAACAGGGGACTATAACATTTCAGAAAAGGTCGGATAA
- a CDS encoding tRNA1(Val) (adenine(37)-N6)-methyltransferase → MARNSSFRFKNFTVQQDKCAMKVCTDACVLGAWADITDADYILDIGAGTGLLSLMVAQRNSYGIIDAVEIDAEAFYQAGENVENSPFHDRINLFHSAVQEFTSEHKYDVIITNPPFFQSDLLSPLDKKNIAHHAKSLDFAELLTAIDTLLSDTGKFNILFPVDEGKQFLTKALESDWILSRKMTLFHQEGKKAFRQLMTFQRIEPVHSLDITQELHIYEPDGTTYTQSFKALLKDFYMIF, encoded by the coding sequence ATGGCTAGAAATTCCTCTTTTCGCTTCAAGAATTTTACGGTGCAGCAAGACAAGTGCGCCATGAAAGTATGCACGGATGCCTGCGTGCTGGGCGCCTGGGCCGACATTACAGACGCCGATTACATTCTCGACATTGGAGCGGGAACAGGTTTGTTATCCTTAATGGTGGCGCAAAGAAATTCCTATGGCATTATCGACGCTGTGGAAATTGACGCGGAGGCGTTTTATCAGGCGGGCGAAAATGTCGAGAACAGCCCGTTTCATGACCGGATCAATCTTTTTCATTCTGCTGTTCAGGAGTTTACTTCGGAGCATAAATATGATGTGATCATCACCAATCCGCCGTTTTTTCAATCCGATCTGCTTTCGCCACTTGATAAAAAGAACATTGCGCACCACGCCAAATCGCTTGATTTTGCCGAATTATTGACTGCTATCGACACGCTTTTGTCGGATACGGGGAAATTTAACATTCTGTTTCCGGTTGATGAAGGAAAGCAGTTTTTAACCAAAGCATTGGAATCCGACTGGATTTTGAGCCGTAAAATGACATTGTTTCACCAGGAAGGCAAAAAGGCATTTCGCCAGCTGATGACATTTCAGCGCATAGAACCTGTTCATAGTCTGGACATTACGCAAGAACTTCACATTTACGAACCGGACGGGACAACGTACACCCAATCATTCAAGGCATTACTGAAAGATTTTTATATGATATTTTGA
- a CDS encoding ribonuclease H1 domain-containing protein, whose protein sequence is MAKKTKYYVVWQGRKTGVFTDWKECEAQIKGFEDARYKSFESIQEAEAAIQRNYWEFVAKKENKPAIAKEIPANIGKPIKNSIAVDAAWNTASGDMEYQGIYYQTGERIFLQGPFKDATNNIGEFLAIVHALAYLQKKESDLPIYSDSRTAIAWIKKKHANTKLALTPRNKPVFEMLQRAERWLAANKFPNKILKWETEYWGENPADFGRK, encoded by the coding sequence ATGGCGAAGAAAACAAAATATTACGTCGTCTGGCAAGGAAGGAAGACGGGCGTGTTTACGGATTGGAAAGAGTGCGAAGCACAAATAAAGGGATTTGAGGACGCGCGTTACAAGTCTTTTGAATCCATACAAGAAGCAGAAGCAGCCATTCAGCGTAATTATTGGGAATTTGTAGCCAAAAAAGAGAACAAGCCGGCCATAGCAAAAGAAATTCCTGCTAACATTGGAAAACCCATAAAAAATAGCATTGCCGTAGATGCAGCCTGGAATACGGCTTCCGGTGACATGGAATATCAGGGCATTTATTACCAAACCGGTGAAAGGATTTTCTTGCAGGGACCATTCAAGGATGCGACCAATAACATAGGCGAATTTCTGGCCATCGTGCACGCATTGGCCTATTTACAAAAAAAGGAAAGCGATTTGCCCATTTACAGCGATTCCAGAACGGCCATTGCGTGGATCAAGAAAAAGCATGCGAATACGAAGTTGGCATTGACGCCCAGAAATAAGCCTGTTTTTGAAATGCTGCAACGTGCCGAGCGCTGGCTTGCGGCCAATAAGTTTCCGAATAAAATCCTGAAATGGGAAACCGAATACTGGGGCGAAAACCCGGCTGACTTTGGAAGAAAATAG
- the pepT gene encoding peptidase T yields the protein MTSVLERFLRYVKIDTQSDPNSESFPSTAKQRDLSNQLVVELQELGIEDAHLDEHGYVYATIPSNSEKTDIPVICFCSHVDTSPDVSGAHVKPIVHKNWGGSDIVLPDDTTQILRIGELHDLDQQIGNDIVTASGTTLLGADNKAGVAEIMAATEYLVNHPEIKHGAIRILFTPDEEVGRGTEQVNIAKLGANFGYTVDGEAVGTLEDETFSADGVKITVHGVSTHPGYALGKLENALKIAGDILAALPKDSLSPETTEGKQGFIHPTQIEGIQEKVTLGFILRDFTVAGLNEKEAILKEIADNVLINYPNSSIEFKVTEQYRNMKEILNQHPQVLENALLAMQKAGLNPIQRSIRGGTDGSRLSFMGLPCPNIFAGEHAFHSKLEWVSVQDMEKAVEVIVNIAQIWEEKA from the coding sequence ATGACATCTGTTCTGGAACGTTTTCTTCGGTATGTGAAGATCGATACGCAATCAGATCCGAATTCGGAGAGTTTTCCGAGCACCGCAAAGCAGCGCGACCTGAGTAATCAGCTTGTCGTTGAGTTACAGGAACTGGGCATTGAAGACGCGCATTTGGATGAGCATGGTTATGTTTATGCAACCATTCCTTCCAATTCCGAAAAAACTGACATTCCGGTCATTTGTTTTTGCTCACACGTGGACACCTCTCCGGACGTTTCCGGCGCGCATGTAAAGCCGATTGTGCATAAAAATTGGGGCGGATCTGACATTGTTTTGCCCGATGATACAACACAGATTTTACGTATCGGAGAACTGCACGATTTGGATCAACAGATTGGAAATGATATCGTTACAGCGAGTGGGACTACGCTTTTAGGCGCTGATAATAAAGCAGGTGTTGCTGAGATTATGGCGGCTACGGAATATTTAGTTAATCATCCTGAAATCAAACACGGCGCCATCAGAATTCTTTTCACACCCGACGAAGAAGTAGGAAGAGGAACGGAGCAGGTGAACATTGCCAAACTCGGCGCCAATTTCGGTTACACCGTTGATGGGGAGGCAGTAGGCACATTGGAAGACGAGACATTCTCAGCCGATGGTGTTAAAATCACCGTTCACGGCGTGAGCACGCACCCGGGTTATGCGTTAGGCAAGCTAGAAAACGCATTAAAAATAGCAGGAGATATTCTAGCCGCATTGCCAAAAGATTCGTTATCGCCCGAAACCACAGAAGGCAAGCAAGGTTTCATTCATCCGACGCAAATCGAAGGAATTCAGGAAAAAGTAACATTAGGCTTTATTCTCCGCGATTTTACAGTTGCCGGTTTGAACGAGAAGGAAGCGATTTTGAAAGAAATAGCTGATAACGTGCTTATTAACTATCCGAATTCAAGCATTGAATTCAAAGTAACGGAGCAATATCGCAACATGAAGGAAATCTTAAATCAACATCCGCAAGTTCTGGAAAATGCGTTGCTAGCCATGCAAAAAGCTGGTTTAAACCCAATCCAGCGCAGCATAAGAGGCGGAACGGACGGTTCAAGACTATCTTTCATGGGTTTGCCTTGCCCCAACATTTTCGCCGGAGAACACGCTTTTCACTCCAAGCTGGAATGGGTTTCAGTGCAGGATATGGAAAAGGCGGTAGAGGTTATCGTAAACATCGCCCAGATCTGGGAAGAGAAAGCTTAA
- a CDS encoding nucleoside triphosphate pyrophosphohydrolase family protein, with translation MQQLDSLNQVAEFHKTFKHPILETPTIPSEERSRLRVALLAEELKELEVAILEKDIVEIADALCDLQYVLSGAVLEFGLGEKFRALFDEVQRSNMSKACLTVEEAEATVAHYEAKGTDCYYKEDNGKYLVYRKADDKTLKNINYSPADLTSILN, from the coding sequence ATGCAACAATTGGACAGCCTTAACCAGGTCGCTGAATTTCACAAAACATTTAAACACCCTATTCTGGAAACGCCTACGATCCCTTCCGAAGAAAGAAGCCGGTTGCGCGTGGCCTTGCTGGCTGAGGAATTGAAGGAATTAGAGGTTGCGATTCTGGAAAAGGACATTGTAGAAATTGCCGATGCACTTTGTGACCTGCAATATGTGTTGTCGGGCGCGGTGCTGGAATTTGGTTTAGGGGAAAAATTCAGGGCTTTGTTTGATGAAGTGCAGCGCTCGAATATGTCGAAAGCTTGCCTTACGGTGGAGGAAGCCGAAGCAACGGTGGCACATTATGAAGCCAAAGGGACAGATTGTTATTATAAAGAAGACAATGGTAAATACTTGGTTTACAGGAAAGCAGATGATAAAACATTGAAAAATATCAACTATTCACCCGCTGACCTGACTTCAATCCTGAACTGA
- a CDS encoding MarC family protein: protein MFNFKEIVSVTLILFSVIDILGSLPVIVDFRRKLGKIESEKATLAAGFIMVLFLFLGERLLSLFGVDVASFAIAGAIILFLLGMEMILGRNIFKHDNMDVGVASIVPIAFPLIAGAATMTTLLSLRSAYQIENILVGILLNLFFVYLVLKSSTWLERKLGQGGTDILRKVFGIILLAIAIKLFKTNLSM from the coding sequence ATGTTCAATTTCAAGGAAATCGTTTCCGTAACACTCATTCTCTTCTCGGTTATTGATATCCTGGGTTCGCTGCCTGTGATTGTGGATTTTCGCAGGAAGCTTGGTAAAATTGAGTCTGAAAAAGCAACTTTGGCGGCAGGGTTCATCATGGTGCTTTTCCTGTTTTTGGGGGAAAGATTGCTGAGCTTGTTCGGTGTAGATGTGGCTTCATTTGCCATTGCAGGGGCTATAATCCTGTTTTTGCTGGGTATGGAAATGATTTTGGGACGAAACATTTTCAAGCACGACAATATGGATGTGGGCGTCGCTTCCATTGTCCCTATTGCGTTTCCGCTCATTGCCGGGGCCGCCACCATGACCACATTGCTTTCCCTGCGTTCCGCTTATCAGATCGAGAATATTCTGGTCGGCATTCTGCTTAATTTATTCTTTGTATATCTGGTTTTGAAATCATCAACCTGGCTGGAAAGGAAGCTTGGGCAGGGTGGAACGGATATTCTGAGAAAAGTTTTCGGGATCATCCTGCTTGCTATTGCGATCAAACTATTTAAGACAAACCTTTCTATGTGA
- a CDS encoding NUDIX hydrolase: protein MRLDILKQYQAQTKCLVALDSIIFGFDGEELKLLLVKRGIEEEHHTWSLMGGWVQPDESLEGASSRILFELTNLTDIYLEQLHTFGSPQRDPVERTVSVAYFALINVEDYDHKLSKNFEAQWFPIQELPKLLFDHDSMVEMAIQHLRYKASQHPIGFELLPEKFTIPQLQKLYEAIFGTELDKRNFSRKLLSTNLLVKLDEKQKGFSKKGAFFYKIDEEKYKKQFNTFLNFLPGSGN, encoded by the coding sequence GTGCGATTAGATATATTAAAACAATATCAGGCCCAAACCAAGTGTCTGGTCGCTCTGGACTCCATTATTTTCGGTTTTGACGGCGAAGAATTAAAATTATTACTGGTAAAAAGAGGCATCGAGGAAGAACATCACACGTGGTCTTTGATGGGTGGCTGGGTGCAGCCCGACGAAAGCCTTGAAGGCGCATCGTCACGCATCCTTTTTGAGCTTACCAACCTCACAGACATTTACCTGGAACAGCTCCACACATTCGGAAGCCCGCAGCGCGACCCGGTCGAAAGGACCGTTTCGGTGGCCTATTTTGCGTTGATCAATGTGGAGGATTATGATCATAAGCTTTCCAAAAACTTCGAAGCGCAATGGTTCCCGATCCAGGAATTGCCCAAATTGCTTTTTGACCATGATTCAATGGTCGAAATGGCCATTCAGCATTTGCGTTATAAGGCTTCGCAGCATCCGATTGGCTTTGAGCTGCTTCCCGAAAAATTCACAATTCCGCAGTTGCAGAAATTGTATGAAGCCATTTTTGGAACGGAGCTTGACAAGCGTAATTTTTCACGTAAGCTGCTTTCTACCAATCTGTTAGTTAAGTTGGACGAAAAGCAAAAGGGTTTTTCGAAAAAGGGCGCTTTCTTTTATAAAATTGATGAGGAAAAGTACAAAAAGCAGTTTAATACATTCCTGAATTTCCTGCCTGGAAGCGGTAATTAA
- a CDS encoding aminotransferase class V-fold PLP-dependent enzyme codes for MITFYPGPSKVYDQVGQYLQEAFESGVISANHRSSAFMQMLEDTIRNLKTKLNVPADYEVYFVSSATECWEIIAECLISDASLHIYNGAFGEKWMEYTQKLTGAARSFSFETNEELVLNVAKMPSVNEIICITHNETSNGTALTSECLNTLRAQFDNIIAVDATSSMAGVELPWLSADVWYGSVQKCFGLPAGMGVMIVSPKAVERAIAIGNRSHYNSLLFIRDNFLKFQTPYTPNTLGIYLMNRVMQQVEAIHVVDALTTARELDWYSFLPKNGYHLLVENEAVRSKTVIAVKDTKERISVIKKAASQEGIVLGNGYGKDKETSFRIANFPAITDMEIQTLKDFLVSFASK; via the coding sequence ATGATAACATTCTATCCCGGTCCTTCTAAAGTTTACGATCAGGTTGGCCAATATTTGCAGGAAGCGTTTGAAAGCGGCGTCATCAGTGCCAATCACCGGAGCTCGGCCTTTATGCAAATGCTGGAAGACACAATCCGAAACCTGAAAACCAAGCTGAATGTGCCTGCTGATTACGAGGTTTACTTCGTTTCATCAGCGACTGAATGCTGGGAGATCATTGCCGAATGCCTCATTTCGGACGCGAGCCTGCACATTTATAATGGTGCGTTTGGTGAAAAATGGATGGAATACACGCAAAAGCTGACCGGTGCGGCCAGATCTTTCTCTTTTGAAACCAATGAAGAGCTTGTTTTAAATGTAGCAAAAATGCCTTCTGTGAACGAAATCATTTGCATTACGCACAATGAAACCTCCAACGGAACAGCGCTAACTTCTGAATGCCTAAATACATTACGCGCGCAGTTTGACAACATTATCGCTGTGGACGCGACATCTTCCATGGCTGGCGTCGAGCTTCCGTGGCTAAGCGCCGACGTTTGGTATGGATCCGTTCAGAAATGTTTTGGACTGCCTGCCGGAATGGGTGTCATGATTGTTTCGCCAAAAGCAGTGGAACGCGCCATAGCCATCGGAAACCGGTCACATTATAACAGTTTGCTGTTCATCCGCGACAATTTCCTGAAATTCCAGACTCCATATACACCCAACACGTTAGGCATTTATCTGATGAACAGGGTCATGCAGCAAGTTGAAGCCATTCATGTTGTGGATGCGCTGACAACGGCCCGCGAATTGGATTGGTATTCGTTTTTGCCCAAAAACGGTTATCATCTTTTAGTTGAAAATGAAGCTGTTCGGTCCAAAACGGTTATTGCGGTCAAGGATACAAAAGAACGCATTTCGGTGATCAAAAAGGCAGCTTCACAGGAAGGCATCGTGCTGGGAAATGGTTATGGAAAGGATAAGGAAACCAGTTTTCGCATTGCAAACTTTCCTGCTATTACCGACATGGAGATCCAAACATTGAAGGATTTTCTGGTTTCCTTCGCGTCAAAATAG
- the dapA gene encoding 4-hydroxy-tetrahydrodipicolinate synthase produces the protein MPLDQRFKGVGAALITPFDEQNEIDYPGLKRLIDLVTEGGSDYLVVQGTTGESPTVNSREKREILAFTIKNNSKSLPIVYGLGGNDTQSVLDYIKETDFTGVDAILSVCPYYNKPTQEGIIAHFTAIADASPVPVLLYNVPGRTVINMKPDTIITLAAHANIIGIKDAGGSIEQSMELASRVPDDFLLLSGDDNLVTTMVSVGWHGVISVIANAFPREFGELTWHALEGRFKEAARLQLAFLEFDTLLYIESNPVGIKKCLEIKGICSSAVRLPLLKASHELGEKLQKAMVREGFI, from the coding sequence ATGCCATTGGACCAACGTTTCAAAGGGGTAGGAGCGGCGCTGATTACACCTTTTGATGAGCAGAATGAAATTGATTATCCGGGTCTGAAAAGATTGATCGACCTGGTCACGGAGGGTGGATCGGATTACCTTGTGGTGCAGGGGACAACCGGCGAATCGCCTACGGTGAACTCCCGCGAAAAGCGTGAAATTCTGGCATTTACAATAAAGAATAACTCCAAATCGCTCCCTATTGTTTACGGACTGGGCGGCAATGACACGCAATCGGTTCTGGATTATATAAAAGAAACTGATTTTACTGGCGTTGATGCTATCCTTTCGGTTTGTCCTTACTATAACAAACCCACTCAGGAAGGCATCATCGCACATTTTACGGCAATTGCGGATGCTTCTCCGGTTCCTGTTCTGCTGTATAATGTTCCCGGCCGCACGGTGATCAATATGAAGCCGGATACGATCATTACGCTTGCTGCGCATGCCAACATTATCGGCATTAAGGACGCGGGCGGTTCGATTGAACAGAGTATGGAGCTTGCATCGCGTGTGCCGGATGATTTCTTGTTGCTTTCCGGTGATGATAACCTCGTAACCACAATGGTAAGCGTAGGCTGGCATGGTGTTATCTCCGTGATTGCCAATGCGTTCCCGAGAGAATTCGGTGAGCTTACCTGGCATGCATTGGAAGGTCGATTCAAAGAAGCTGCCAGATTACAACTTGCATTTCTTGAATTTGACACCTTGTTATATATCGAGTCCAATCCGGTTGGCATTAAAAAATGTCTGGAAATCAAAGGCATATGCAGTTCAGCAGTGCGCTTACCATTGTTGAAAGCTTCCCACGAATTGGGTGAAAAGCTGCAAAAAGCAATGGTGCGCGAAGGATTTATTTGA